One genomic segment of Drosophila melanogaster chromosome 3R includes these proteins:
- the mor gene encoding moira, isoform B produces MNTLGPKKDGSPNIDFFQSPETLQGFESIRQWLQKNCKKYLAHSSEPITKESLAQLLIHFLQYVEAKLGKNSADPPATRIPMRCFLDFKSGGGLCIIFSTMFRFRAEQRGKKFDFSIGKNPTRKDPNIQLLIEIEQALVEADLYRIPYIYIRPEIEKGFEGKLREILDNRRVEIVSDEEDATHIVYPVVDPHPDEYARPIFKRGGHVMLHWYYFPESYDSWAVNNFDLPDHIPENPESPAERWRVSASWIVDLEQYNEWMAEEDYEVDEQGKKKTHKQRMSIDDIMSFGDEKKKPAASSGGGKQKRRRSPSPASSASTSKPGKRKRSPAVVHKKSRNDDDDEDLTRDLDDPPAEPNVQEVHKANAALQSTASPAPGGKSRGDNDMMPIKGGTMTDLDDEMTGGSAAQAMSTGDGENSQTGKTSDNSNTQEFSSSAKEDMEDNVTEQTHHIIVPSYSAWFDYNSIHVIEKRAMPEFFNSKNKSKTPEIYMAYRNFMIDTYRLNPTEYLTSTACRRNLAGDVCAIMRVHAFLEQWGLINYQIDADVRPTPMGPPPTSHFHILSDTPSGLQSINPQKTQQPSAAKTLLDLDKKPLGKDGGLELGDKSGLTGIKTEALENGAAGGLSSGVSQFGLKLDQYAKKPAAMRNRTAASMAREWTDQETLLLLEGLEMHKDDWNKVCEHVGSRTQDECILHFLRLPIEDPYLEDDGGFLGPLACQPIPFSKSGNPIMSTVAFLASVVDPRVAAAAAKAAMEEFAAIKDEVPATIMDNHLKNVEKASAGGKFNPNFGLANSGIAGTGNDKDDEEGKEGGASASAGGSDEEMKDLSKKDETAAAASGGEVDIKTEDSSGDGETKDGTEAKEGTGTGTGPLAVPKEGTFSENNMQTAAAAALASAAVKAKHLAALEERKIKSLVALLVETQMKKLEIKLRHFEELEATMEREREGLEYQRQQLITERQQFHLEQLKAAEFRARQQAHHRLQQELQGQAAAGSMILPQQQQLPQAQQPQQQQQTLPPHPHLAQQQQLPPHPHQLPPQSQPLAGPTAQHQPLPPHVVSSPNGAPFAAPPISLTGGLPPGAPTAIVTNPSDQTGPVAAGAAQSQAPTPMDTTPPSSGPVSDANAPPGSAMPPGGIPPANTAPIAGVAPSS; encoded by the exons ATGAACACACTGGGTCCTAAGAAGGACGGAAGTCCGAATATAGACTTTTTCCAGTCGCCGGAGACGCTGCAGGGCTTTGAATCGATTCGCCAGTGGCTGCAGAAGAACTGCAAGAAG TATTTGGCCCACAGTTCGGAGCCCATCACGAAGGAGTCCTTGGCCCAATTGCTCATTCACTTCCTGCAGTATGTGGAAGCCAAGCTGGGCAAGAACTCAGCGGATCCGCCGGCAACCAGAATTCCG ATGCGTTGCTTTCTGGACTTCAAGAGCGGCGGTGGTCTGTGCATCATTTTCTCGACCATGTTCCGTTTCCGGGCCGAGCAACGCGGCAAGAAGTTCGACTTCTCCATTGGCAAGAATCCCACGCGCAAGGATCCCAACATCCAGCTGCTGATCGAGATTGAGCAGGCGTTGGTCGAGGCGGACTTGTATCGCATACCGTACATCTATATTCGGCCGGAGATTGAAAAGGGCTTCGAGGGAAAACTGCGCGAGATCCTGGACAATCGACGGGTAGAGATTGTGTCGGACGAGGAGGACGCCACCCATATCGTCTATCCTGTGGTGGACCCACATCCCGACGAGTATGCGCGGCCCATTTTCAAGCGCGGCGGACATGTGATGCTGCATTGGTACTACTTCCCCGAGTCCTACGATTCTTGGGCTGTGAATAACTTTGACCTGCCCGATCACATTCCGGAGAATCCCGAGTCACCGGCGGAACGTTGGCGTGTGTCTGCATCCTGGATCGTGGACCTGGAGCAGTACAATGAGTGGATGGCCGAGGAGGACTACGAGGTTGACGAACAGGGCAAGAAGAAGACGCACAAACAGCGTATGTCCATAGACGACATCATGTCATTCGGCGACGAGAAGAAGAAGCCTGCTGCCAGCTCGGGCGGAGGCAAGCAGAAGAGACGCCGTTCACCATCTCCCGCCAGTTCGGCATCCACCTCAAAGCCGGGCAAGCGTAAGCGTTCTCCCGCCGTGGTGCACAAAAAGTCGCGCaacgacgatgatgacgaggaCTTAACTCGCGATCTGGATGATCCGCCGGCCGAGCCCAATGTTCAGGAGGTTCATAAGGCAAATGCCGCCTTGCAGTCCACCGCCAGTCCAGCTCCGGGCGGTAAATCTCGTGGCGACAACGACATGATGCCCATTAAAG GTGGCACTATGACCGATCTGGATGACGAAATGACTGGAGGAAGCGCCGCTCAAGCCATGTCTACCGGAGATGGGGAAAACTCGCAGACAGGCAAGACAAGTGATAACAGCAACACGCAGGAATTCTCTTCATCGGCCAAAGAGGATATGGAGGACAATGTGACCGAGCAGACGCACCACATTATCGTGCCTTCGTACTCGGCTTGGTTTGATTACAACTCCATTCATGTGATCGAGAAACGGGCCATGCCGGAATTCTTTAACAGCAAGAATAAGTCAAAGACACCAGAAATCTATATGGCCTACAGGAATTTTATGATTGATACGTACAG GCTCAATCCGACGGAGTATTTGACCAGCACAGCTTGTAGGCGTAATCTTGCCGGAGATGTGTGCGCCATAATGCGAGTACACGCCTTCTTGGAGCAATGGGGCCTGATTAACTACCAGATCGATGCGGATGTCCGCCCCACCCCTATGGGTCCACCACCAACCTCACACTTTCACATTCTTTCGGATACGCCATCAGGTCTACAGTCCATAAATCCGCAAAAGACGCAACAGCCGTCGGCGGCAAAGACGCTGTTGGATCTGGACAAAAAGCCATTGGGTAAAGATGGCGGCCTGGAGTTGGGCGATAAAAGTGGTCTGACTGGCATCAAGACAGAGGCTCTAGAGAATGGCGCTGCCGGAGGATTAAGTTCCGGAGTGAGCCAGTTTGGACTCAAGCTGGATCAGTACGCAAAGAAGCCGGCGGCCATGAGGAATCGAACGGCGGCAAGCATGGCTCGTGAATGGACCGATCAGGAGACTCTGCTGTTGCTTGAGGGCTTGGAAATGCACAAGGACGACTGGAACAAGGTCTGCGAGCACGTTGGATCTCGCACTCAAGACGAGTGCATTCTGCATTTCCTTCGACTTCCCATCGAGGACCCGTATCTAGAGGATGATGGTGGCTTCCTGGGCCCCTTGGCCTGCCAACCCATTCCGTTCAGCAAGAGTGGCAATCCCATTATGTCCACCGTCGCATTCCTGGCATCTGTGGTCGATCCTCGCGttgccgctgcagcagcaaagGCTGCCATGGAGGAATTTGCAGCCATTAAG GATGAGGTGCCCGCTACAATAATGGACAACCACCTGAAAAACGTGGAGAAGGCTTCGGCAGGTGGTAAATTTAATCCGAACTTTGGGCTGGCCAATAGTGGAATCGCAGGAACCGGAAACGACAAGGACGATGAAGAGGGCAAGGAGGGTGGCGCATCTGCATCCGCTGGCGGCTCTGATGAGGAAATGAAGGACCTAAGCAAAAAAGACG AAACCGCAGCAGCCGCAAGTGGTGGCGAAGTGGACATCAAGACGGAGGACAGCAGTGGCGATGGCGAAACTAAGGACGGCACTGAGGCCAAAGAGGGAACGGGAACCGGAACAGGGCCATTGGCGGTGCCAAAGGAAGGAACATTTAGCGAAAATAACATGCAGactgcggcggcggcagcttTGGCATCGGCAGCAGTTAAAGCCAAACACCTGGCTGCCCTGGAGGAGCGTAAGATCAAATCCCTGGTGGCTCTCCTTGTTGAGACTCAGATGAAGAAGCTGGAGATCAAATTGCGCCACTTTGAGGAACTGGAGGCCACCATGGAGCGAGAGCGCGAGGGATTGGAGTACCAGCGTCAGCAGCTGATCACAGAGCGTCAGCAATTCCACCTGGAGCAGCTAAAGGCAGCCGAGTTCCGAGCGCGCCAACAAGCACATCATCGTCTTCAGCAAGAGCTCCAAGGCCAGGCGGCCGCGGGATCAATGATCttgccgcagcaacagcagctacCACAGGcccagcagccgcagcagcaacagcaaacgCTGCCACCTCATCCGCACCtggcgcagcagcaacagctgcctCCGCATCCGCACCAGTTGCCGCCGCAGTCCCAACCGCTAGCGGGTCCCACCGCCCAGCACCAGCCGTTGCCCCCGCACGTAGTGTCGTCGCCCAACGGTGCTCCCTTTGCAGCGCCACCGATTTCGCTCACGGGAGGACTCCCGCCGGGCGCACCCACGGCCATTGTCACGAATCCGAGCGACCAAACCGGACCAGTCGCAGCGGGAGCAGCGCAATCTCAAGCACCTACACCCATGG ATACTACACCACCAAGCAGCGGTCCAGTGTCAGATGCCAACGCACCGCCGGGATCGGCAATGCCACCAGGGGGAATTCCTCCGGCGAACACTGCTCCCATCGCCGGCGTAGCTCCCTCTTCTTAA
- the mor gene encoding moira, isoform A → MNTLGPKKDGSPNIDFFQSPETLQGFESIRQWLQKNCKKYLAHSSEPITKESLAQLLIHFLQYVEAKLGKNSADPPATRIPMRCFLDFKSGGGLCIIFSTMFRFRAEQRGKKFDFSIGKNPTRKDPNIQLLIEIEQALVEADLYRIPYIYIRPEIEKGFEGKLREILDNRRVEIVSDEEDATHIVYPVVDPHPDEYARPIFKRGGHVMLHWYYFPESYDSWAVNNFDLPDHIPENPESPAERWRVSASWIVDLEQYNEWMAEEDYEVDEQGKKKTHKQRMSIDDIMSFGDEKKKPAASSGGGKQKRRRSPSPASSASTSKPGKRKRSPAVVHKKSRNDDDDEDLTRDLDDPPAEPNVQEVHKANAALQSTASPAPGGKSRGDNDMMPIKGGTMTDLDDEMTGGSAAQAMSTGDGENSQTGKTSDNSNTQEFSSSAKEDMEDNVTEQTHHIIVPSYSAWFDYNSIHVIEKRAMPEFFNSKNKSKTPEIYMAYRNFMIDTYRLNPTEYLTSTACRRNLAGDVCAIMRVHAFLEQWGLINYQIDADVRPTPMGPPPTSHFHILSDTPSGLQSINPQKTQQPSAAKTLLDLDKKPLGKDGGLELGDKSGLTGIKTEALENGAAGGLSSGVSQFGLKLDQYAKKPAAMRNRTAASMAREWTDQETLLLLEGLEMHKDDWNKVCEHVGSRTQDECILHFLRLPIEDPYLEDDGGFLGPLACQPIPFSKSGNPIMSTVAFLASVVDPRVAAAAAKAAMEEFAAIKDEVPATIMDNHLKNVEKASAGGKFNPNFGLANSGIAGTGNDKDDEEGKEGGASASAGGSDEEMKDLSKKDDDAKSKDNTKSDKTNTNTDSSSTSSSATGNTNNTDKKPKESSGSSPSGDKSAIKSDKSNKSSPTETAAAASGGEVDIKTEDSSGDGETKDGTEAKEGTGTGTGPLAVPKEGTFSENNMQTAAAAALASAAVKAKHLAALEERKIKSLVALLVETQMKKLEIKLRHFEELEATMEREREGLEYQRQQLITERQQFHLEQLKAAEFRARQQAHHRLQQELQGQAAAGSMILPQQQQLPQAQQPQQQQQTLPPHPHLAQQQQLPPHPHQLPPQSQPLAGPTAQHQPLPPHVVSSPNGAPFAAPPISLTGGLPPGAPTAIVTNPSDQTGPVAAGAAQSQAPTPMDTTPPSSGPVSDANAPPGSAMPPGGIPPANTAPIAGVAPSS, encoded by the exons ATGAACACACTGGGTCCTAAGAAGGACGGAAGTCCGAATATAGACTTTTTCCAGTCGCCGGAGACGCTGCAGGGCTTTGAATCGATTCGCCAGTGGCTGCAGAAGAACTGCAAGAAG TATTTGGCCCACAGTTCGGAGCCCATCACGAAGGAGTCCTTGGCCCAATTGCTCATTCACTTCCTGCAGTATGTGGAAGCCAAGCTGGGCAAGAACTCAGCGGATCCGCCGGCAACCAGAATTCCG ATGCGTTGCTTTCTGGACTTCAAGAGCGGCGGTGGTCTGTGCATCATTTTCTCGACCATGTTCCGTTTCCGGGCCGAGCAACGCGGCAAGAAGTTCGACTTCTCCATTGGCAAGAATCCCACGCGCAAGGATCCCAACATCCAGCTGCTGATCGAGATTGAGCAGGCGTTGGTCGAGGCGGACTTGTATCGCATACCGTACATCTATATTCGGCCGGAGATTGAAAAGGGCTTCGAGGGAAAACTGCGCGAGATCCTGGACAATCGACGGGTAGAGATTGTGTCGGACGAGGAGGACGCCACCCATATCGTCTATCCTGTGGTGGACCCACATCCCGACGAGTATGCGCGGCCCATTTTCAAGCGCGGCGGACATGTGATGCTGCATTGGTACTACTTCCCCGAGTCCTACGATTCTTGGGCTGTGAATAACTTTGACCTGCCCGATCACATTCCGGAGAATCCCGAGTCACCGGCGGAACGTTGGCGTGTGTCTGCATCCTGGATCGTGGACCTGGAGCAGTACAATGAGTGGATGGCCGAGGAGGACTACGAGGTTGACGAACAGGGCAAGAAGAAGACGCACAAACAGCGTATGTCCATAGACGACATCATGTCATTCGGCGACGAGAAGAAGAAGCCTGCTGCCAGCTCGGGCGGAGGCAAGCAGAAGAGACGCCGTTCACCATCTCCCGCCAGTTCGGCATCCACCTCAAAGCCGGGCAAGCGTAAGCGTTCTCCCGCCGTGGTGCACAAAAAGTCGCGCaacgacgatgatgacgaggaCTTAACTCGCGATCTGGATGATCCGCCGGCCGAGCCCAATGTTCAGGAGGTTCATAAGGCAAATGCCGCCTTGCAGTCCACCGCCAGTCCAGCTCCGGGCGGTAAATCTCGTGGCGACAACGACATGATGCCCATTAAAG GTGGCACTATGACCGATCTGGATGACGAAATGACTGGAGGAAGCGCCGCTCAAGCCATGTCTACCGGAGATGGGGAAAACTCGCAGACAGGCAAGACAAGTGATAACAGCAACACGCAGGAATTCTCTTCATCGGCCAAAGAGGATATGGAGGACAATGTGACCGAGCAGACGCACCACATTATCGTGCCTTCGTACTCGGCTTGGTTTGATTACAACTCCATTCATGTGATCGAGAAACGGGCCATGCCGGAATTCTTTAACAGCAAGAATAAGTCAAAGACACCAGAAATCTATATGGCCTACAGGAATTTTATGATTGATACGTACAG GCTCAATCCGACGGAGTATTTGACCAGCACAGCTTGTAGGCGTAATCTTGCCGGAGATGTGTGCGCCATAATGCGAGTACACGCCTTCTTGGAGCAATGGGGCCTGATTAACTACCAGATCGATGCGGATGTCCGCCCCACCCCTATGGGTCCACCACCAACCTCACACTTTCACATTCTTTCGGATACGCCATCAGGTCTACAGTCCATAAATCCGCAAAAGACGCAACAGCCGTCGGCGGCAAAGACGCTGTTGGATCTGGACAAAAAGCCATTGGGTAAAGATGGCGGCCTGGAGTTGGGCGATAAAAGTGGTCTGACTGGCATCAAGACAGAGGCTCTAGAGAATGGCGCTGCCGGAGGATTAAGTTCCGGAGTGAGCCAGTTTGGACTCAAGCTGGATCAGTACGCAAAGAAGCCGGCGGCCATGAGGAATCGAACGGCGGCAAGCATGGCTCGTGAATGGACCGATCAGGAGACTCTGCTGTTGCTTGAGGGCTTGGAAATGCACAAGGACGACTGGAACAAGGTCTGCGAGCACGTTGGATCTCGCACTCAAGACGAGTGCATTCTGCATTTCCTTCGACTTCCCATCGAGGACCCGTATCTAGAGGATGATGGTGGCTTCCTGGGCCCCTTGGCCTGCCAACCCATTCCGTTCAGCAAGAGTGGCAATCCCATTATGTCCACCGTCGCATTCCTGGCATCTGTGGTCGATCCTCGCGttgccgctgcagcagcaaagGCTGCCATGGAGGAATTTGCAGCCATTAAG GATGAGGTGCCCGCTACAATAATGGACAACCACCTGAAAAACGTGGAGAAGGCTTCGGCAGGTGGTAAATTTAATCCGAACTTTGGGCTGGCCAATAGTGGAATCGCAGGAACCGGAAACGACAAGGACGATGAAGAGGGCAAGGAGGGTGGCGCATCTGCATCCGCTGGCGGCTCTGATGAGGAAATGAAGGACCTAAGCAAAAAAGACG ACGATGCCAAGTCCAAAGACAATACAAAATCGGATAAGaccaacacaaacacagacTCGAGTTCCACATCATCATCAGCGACaggcaacaccaacaacactGACAAGAAACCAAAGGAGTCGTCCGGCTCCTCGCCTTCGGGCGATAAGTCAGCCATCAAGTCAgacaaatcaaacaaatccTCACCCACAGAAACCGCAGCAGCCGCAAGTGGTGGCGAAGTGGACATCAAGACGGAGGACAGCAGTGGCGATGGCGAAACTAAGGACGGCACTGAGGCCAAAGAGGGAACGGGAACCGGAACAGGGCCATTGGCGGTGCCAAAGGAAGGAACATTTAGCGAAAATAACATGCAGactgcggcggcggcagcttTGGCATCGGCAGCAGTTAAAGCCAAACACCTGGCTGCCCTGGAGGAGCGTAAGATCAAATCCCTGGTGGCTCTCCTTGTTGAGACTCAGATGAAGAAGCTGGAGATCAAATTGCGCCACTTTGAGGAACTGGAGGCCACCATGGAGCGAGAGCGCGAGGGATTGGAGTACCAGCGTCAGCAGCTGATCACAGAGCGTCAGCAATTCCACCTGGAGCAGCTAAAGGCAGCCGAGTTCCGAGCGCGCCAACAAGCACATCATCGTCTTCAGCAAGAGCTCCAAGGCCAGGCGGCCGCGGGATCAATGATCttgccgcagcaacagcagctacCACAGGcccagcagccgcagcagcaacagcaaacgCTGCCACCTCATCCGCACCtggcgcagcagcaacagctgcctCCGCATCCGCACCAGTTGCCGCCGCAGTCCCAACCGCTAGCGGGTCCCACCGCCCAGCACCAGCCGTTGCCCCCGCACGTAGTGTCGTCGCCCAACGGTGCTCCCTTTGCAGCGCCACCGATTTCGCTCACGGGAGGACTCCCGCCGGGCGCACCCACGGCCATTGTCACGAATCCGAGCGACCAAACCGGACCAGTCGCAGCGGGAGCAGCGCAATCTCAAGCACCTACACCCATGG ATACTACACCACCAAGCAGCGGTCCAGTGTCAGATGCCAACGCACCGCCGGGATCGGCAATGCCACCAGGGGGAATTCCTCCGGCGAACACTGCTCCCATCGCCGGCGTAGCTCCCTCTTCTTAA